One Gordonia sp. SID5947 genomic region harbors:
- a CDS encoding DUF6676 family protein, translated as MSPGATTENVLAMPAAGTALPQIIPSDLDMNAILADIQDDHVSAPADQVAGLREVVAHADSQGYDVSFVVLPEAMKFTYYRDIATELQSEVGGTVIVLGPNSVGSSSPYFSRVQQEESTDNLTLTNPPLAARQMWDQMNGPSLDWTAITVVLIVIIVIGAVLARLRSRRTSGAATSPAAGRADGSPADDFPTDDSSTGEARSSGADAGPSVARPDTDPSASAAGPGTTDLSRDLP; from the coding sequence ATGAGTCCGGGTGCGACGACCGAGAATGTGTTGGCCATGCCCGCCGCGGGCACGGCCCTACCGCAGATCATCCCGAGCGATCTGGACATGAACGCCATCCTCGCCGACATCCAGGACGACCATGTCTCGGCGCCCGCGGATCAGGTCGCCGGCCTGCGCGAGGTCGTCGCGCACGCCGATTCCCAGGGATACGACGTCAGCTTCGTGGTGCTGCCGGAGGCGATGAAGTTCACCTACTACCGCGACATCGCCACCGAACTGCAATCCGAGGTGGGCGGGACCGTGATCGTCCTCGGTCCCAACTCGGTGGGCAGTTCCTCGCCGTACTTCAGCCGGGTGCAGCAGGAAGAGTCGACCGACAACCTGACGCTGACCAACCCCCCTCTCGCCGCGCGCCAGATGTGGGACCAGATGAACGGTCCGTCGCTGGACTGGACGGCGATCACCGTGGTGCTCATCGTCATCATCGTCATCGGTGCGGTCCTCGCGCGTCTACGATCGCGACGGACATCCGGTGCCGCGACGAGCCCCGCTGCCGGTCGTGCCGACGGTTCTCCCGCCGACGATTTTCCGACCGACGATTCCTCGACCGGGGAAGCCCGGTCCTCCGGAGCTGACGCAGGACCGTCCGTGGCGCGCCCGGACACCGACCCGTCGGCATCTGCTGCAGGGCCGGGAACCACCGACCTCTCCCGCGATCTGCCCTAG